One genomic window of Clostridium taeniosporum includes the following:
- a CDS encoding type II toxin-antitoxin system death-on-curing family toxin, whose amino-acid sequence MKHLSKEQMMYLHSMAVKKTGGLDGIRDEGLLDSALNSPFQSFAGEELYPSIQAKAARLGFSIIKNHPFLDGNKRIGMLAMMVFLEINGIELECSDEDIVDIGLGIASGKYEDDHIIEWIISCSNK is encoded by the coding sequence ATGAAGCACCTAAGTAAGGAACAAATGATGTACCTACATTCTATGGCTGTTAAAAAGACCGGCGGATTAGATGGAATAAGAGATGAAGGGTTATTAGATTCAGCTTTAAATTCTCCATTTCAATCATTTGCAGGTGAAGAATTATATCCATCTATACAAGCTAAAGCAGCAAGATTAGGATTTAGTATTATTAAGAACCATCCTTTCTTAGATGGAAACAAAAGAATAGGAATGCTGGCAATGATGGTGTTTTTAGAAATTAATGGAATTGAATTGGAATGTAGTGATGAAGACATCGTAGATATTGGATTAGGTATAGCATCAGGTAAGTATGAAGATGATCATATTATAGAGTGGATTATTAGTTGCAGTAATAAATAG
- a CDS encoding RNA polymerase subunit sigma-70, with translation MTSDEKEKIRELRLKGMGYKKIANFLNLTRDSVRGFCKRNGLEGNSCVVALNFEEKMKRNLLCAYCDKPIKQNGKGRIRRFCSDDCRRKWWNENQDKRNRKETAFYKYTCAYCGKEFSAYGNKNRKYCSHNCYIKDRFWRDEENEI, from the coding sequence ATGACAAGTGATGAAAAAGAAAAAATAAGAGAACTAAGATTAAAAGGCATGGGATATAAAAAAATTGCTAACTTTTTAAATTTAACTAGAGATAGCGTGAGAGGGTTTTGTAAGCGTAATGGACTAGAAGGAAATTCATGTGTTGTTGCTCTAAATTTTGAAGAAAAGATGAAAAGAAATTTACTTTGTGCCTATTGTGATAAACCTATAAAGCAAAACGGTAAAGGCAGAATTAGAAGATTTTGCTCTGATGATTGTAGAAGAAAATGGTGGAATGAAAATCAAGATAAAAGAAATAGAAAAGAAACAGCATTTTATAAATATACCTGTGCTTACTGTGGAAAAGAATTTAGTGCTTATGGAAATAAAAATAGAAAATACTGTAGCCACAACTGCTACATTAAAGATAGATTTTGGAGGGATGAGGAAAATGAAATTTAA
- a CDS encoding site-specific DNA-methyltransferase, with protein MKFKKLKISDLVPAAYNPRKKLKPGDKEFEKIKSSINEFGYVEPIIVNFDMTIIGGHQRVSVLKTLGYEDIDCIVIDIDKTKEKALNIALNKITGEWNKELLADLIKDLQEIDYDVEFTGFEPPEIDELFNELHPKGVKEDDFDEAPPEVPITKNGDVWLLGRHRLICGDSTKLETYEKLMEGKKANLVVTDPPYNVSYEGTAGKIQNDNMEDKKFYEFLLNAYKGMYESLADGGSIYVFHADRETVNFRIAFKEAGFFCHQTCIWIKNSPVLGRCDYQYNHEPILVGWKPTAGHKFYGDRKQRTTWNFDRPTKSKYHPTMKPIALVAYPITNSSLTNSIVLDPFGGSGSTLIACEQTDRICYTIELDEKYADVIVKRYIEQVDSDEAVFLIRNGEKISYKDIEKSE; from the coding sequence ATGAAATTTAAAAAATTAAAAATTTCAGATTTAGTTCCTGCTGCATATAATCCTAGAAAAAAGTTAAAACCAGGGGATAAAGAATTTGAGAAGATAAAAAGTAGCATAAATGAATTTGGATATGTTGAGCCTATTATTGTAAATTTCGATATGACAATTATAGGAGGACATCAAAGGGTTTCAGTTTTAAAAACATTAGGTTATGAAGATATAGATTGCATTGTAATAGATATTGATAAAACTAAAGAAAAAGCATTAAATATTGCTCTTAATAAAATTACTGGTGAATGGAACAAAGAATTACTTGCTGACTTAATAAAGGATCTACAGGAAATTGATTATGATGTAGAGTTTACAGGCTTTGAGCCACCAGAAATTGATGAACTTTTTAATGAACTTCATCCTAAAGGTGTAAAAGAGGATGATTTTGATGAAGCACCGCCAGAAGTTCCAATCACAAAAAATGGTGATGTTTGGTTACTTGGAAGACATCGTTTGATATGTGGTGATAGCACAAAACTTGAAACATATGAAAAACTTATGGAAGGAAAGAAAGCAAATTTAGTTGTAACGGACCCTCCGTATAATGTTTCCTATGAAGGAACAGCAGGAAAAATTCAAAATGATAACATGGAAGATAAAAAGTTTTATGAATTTCTTCTTAATGCTTATAAAGGTATGTATGAAAGTTTAGCAGATGGTGGTTCTATTTATGTATTTCATGCTGATAGGGAAACTGTTAATTTTAGAATAGCTTTTAAAGAAGCAGGGTTCTTTTGTCATCAAACTTGTATATGGATAAAGAATTCACCAGTACTAGGACGTTGTGATTATCAATATAATCATGAGCCTATACTTGTAGGATGGAAACCTACTGCAGGACATAAATTTTACGGAGATAGAAAGCAAAGGACCACTTGGAATTTTGATAGGCCTACAAAATCAAAATATCATCCAACAATGAAGCCAATAGCTTTAGTTGCTTACCCAATTACAAATTCAAGTTTAACAAATTCTATTGTTCTAGATCCTTTTGGAGGAAGTGGTTCAACTCTTATAGCTTGTGAGCAAACAGATAGAATTTGCTATACTATAGAACTTGATGAAAAATATGCTGATGTTATTGTTAAGAGATATATAGAACAAGTAGATAGTGATGAAGCCGTATTTCTTATAAGAAATGGTGAAAAAATTTCTTATAAAGATATTGAAAAAAGTGAATAA
- a CDS encoding DUF6329 domain-containing protein, translated as MRALFGRKVLNLKELNYLTKEAKKDGMKGEPYEVTKEIKLSDEEFKEFAKDFCKDQSWIIKEDGGRNSRGELRCIRVKNTKTNKSILVDSEGYDYPRYTAIEK; from the coding sequence ATGAGAGCATTATTTGGAAGAAAGGTTTTAAATTTAAAGGAACTTAACTACCTTACAAAAGAAGCTAAGAAAGATGGAATGAAAGGAGAACCTTACGAAGTTACAAAAGAAATAAAATTAAGTGATGAGGAATTTAAAGAATTTGCAAAAGACTTTTGCAAGGATCAATCTTGGATAATAAAAGAAGACGGGGGACGCAATTCAAGAGGAGAATTAAGATGCATAAGAGTTAAAAATACAAAAACAAATAAAAGCATCTTAGTAGATTCAGAAGGTTATGATTATCCAAGATATACAGCAATAGAAAAGTAG
- a CDS encoding amidoligase family protein, with the protein MKNQTIGVEIEMTGITREKTSKVISKFLNGEIKRNYDSYDTYKVTAPDKRIWKIMSDASIQTMKKEKGTLISADKSYSVELVTPILKYEDIEILQELIRKLRHAGAVSESKLKCGIHIHIGAKGHTPNTLKNLVNLIAAKEDLIYKSLEIDPARVKYCKKVNNHLIETINKKKPKNLKELADIWYSDYGVENRSRHYHTSRYHGLNLHSTFTKGTIEFRLFNGTMHAGKIRSYIVFCLAISHQALKQKSASAKRTYTDNEKYTFRCWLLRLGLIGDEFKNCRMHLMKSLDGDSAFRTPRIA; encoded by the coding sequence TTGAAGAACCAAACAATTGGTGTAGAAATTGAAATGACAGGAATTACAAGAGAAAAAACTTCAAAAGTTATTTCAAAATTTCTAAATGGAGAAATCAAAAGAAACTATGATAGTTATGACACCTATAAGGTAACAGCACCAGATAAAAGAATCTGGAAAATAATGAGTGATGCGAGTATTCAAACAATGAAAAAAGAAAAAGGTACACTTATTTCAGCAGATAAAAGTTATAGTGTAGAACTTGTAACGCCTATTCTAAAGTATGAAGATATTGAAATCTTGCAAGAACTTATAAGAAAGCTTAGACATGCAGGAGCAGTTAGCGAAAGTAAGCTGAAATGTGGAATTCATATTCATATAGGTGCAAAGGGACATACTCCCAATACTTTAAAGAATCTAGTTAACCTTATAGCAGCAAAGGAAGATTTAATTTATAAAAGCCTTGAAATTGATCCAGCTAGGGTTAAATATTGCAAAAAGGTTAATAATCATTTGATAGAAACTATAAATAAAAAGAAACCTAAAAATTTAAAGGAGCTTGCAGATATTTGGTATAGCGATTATGGCGTTGAGAATAGAAGTAGACACTACCATACAAGCAGATATCATGGACTAAATTTACACAGTACTTTTACAAAAGGAACTATTGAATTTAGACTTTTCAATGGAACTATGCACGCAGGAAAAATTAGAAGTTACATAGTTTTTTGCTTAGCCATTAGCCATCAAGCATTAAAACAAAAAAGTGCAAGTGCAAAACGTACCTATACTGATAATGAAAAATATACATTTAGGTGTTGGCTTCTTAGACTTGGACTTATAGGAGATGAATTTAAAAATTGCAGAATGCATCTTATGAAATCTCTTGATGGGGATTCAGCTTTTAGAACACCAAGGATTGCTTGA
- a CDS encoding gamma-glutamylcyclotransferase codes for MDKFFTQKTCDRCGGSLGNGRIMSMFNTECICMDCYKKEKQDKDYEKAVKADHEEIKKGNYNYKGIRGK; via the coding sequence ATGGATAAATTTTTTACACAAAAAACTTGTGATAGATGTGGTGGTTCTTTAGGAAATGGAAGGATTATGTCAATGTTTAATACCGAGTGCATTTGCATGGATTGCTATAAAAAAGAAAAACAAGATAAGGACTATGAAAAGGCAGTTAAGGCTGACCATGAAGAAATTAAAAAAGGTAACTATAATTACAAAGGCATAAGAGGTAAATAA
- a CDS encoding phage terminase small subunit P27 family has protein sequence MAQRGRKPKPTAIKIIEGNPGKRPLNKNEPKPEKKAPRCPSWLEDDAKKEWRRMAKQMEHLGTLTEIDMAAFAGYCQAYARWKEAEEFVTKHGAIVKTPSGYWQQVPQVSIAQTYLKIMNKFCEQFGLTPSSRSRIITDSNENEDDKMELLLFKGGGKNV, from the coding sequence ATGGCACAAAGAGGAAGAAAACCAAAGCCAACTGCAATTAAAATAATTGAAGGAAATCCAGGTAAAAGACCACTAAATAAAAATGAACCTAAACCTGAAAAGAAAGCGCCAAGATGCCCAAGTTGGTTAGAAGATGATGCAAAAAAGGAATGGAGAAGAATGGCAAAGCAGATGGAGCATCTAGGTACTTTAACGGAAATAGATATGGCAGCATTTGCAGGATATTGCCAGGCTTATGCAAGATGGAAGGAAGCAGAGGAGTTTGTTACAAAACATGGTGCTATAGTAAAAACTCCATCTGGTTATTGGCAGCAAGTACCACAGGTTTCAATAGCACAAACTTATTTGAAAATAATGAATAAGTTTTGTGAACAGTTTGGTCTTACTCCATCTTCAAGAAGCAGAATAATTACCGATTCAAATGAAAATGAAGATGACAAGATGGAATTATTGCTATTTAAGGGTGGTGGCAAAAATGTATGA
- a CDS encoding terminase large subunit: MYDEVKAQYVVDFINCLKHTKGRWKGQNFDLLSWQDKIIRDIFGNIKPNGYRQYNTAYVEIPKKNGKSELAAAVALYMTCGDNEWGAEVYGCASDRQQASIVFDVAVDMVEQCPALKRRIKPIMSVKRLVFKPTNSYYQVLSAEAYTKHGLNVHAVIFDELHSQPNRGLFDVMTKGSGDARTQPLFFLITTAGTDRNSICFEQHQKAMDIIEGRKIDPTFYPVIYGIKDEDDWELEENWYKANPSLGHTIDIEKVRNAYNSARENPAEENIFRQLRLNQWVKQSTRWMPMDKWDECDFNIDIDLLKGRECYGGLDLSSTTDITAFVLVFPPRNDTEKYIVLPFFWIPEDNLKLRVRRDHVPYDVWEKQGFIKTTEGNVVHYGFIETFIEELGTKYNIKEIAFDRWGAIQMVQNLDGMGFTVVPFGQGYKDMSPPSKELMKLTLEERIAHGGNPVIRWMMDNIFIKQDPAGNIKPDKEKSTEKIDGAVALIMALDRAIRNQGNSSSVYDNRGILVL; the protein is encoded by the coding sequence ATGTATGATGAAGTAAAGGCACAATATGTTGTTGATTTTATAAATTGTTTAAAACACACAAAAGGCAGATGGAAAGGACAAAACTTTGACCTTCTTTCATGGCAGGACAAAATTATAAGAGATATTTTTGGAAATATAAAGCCTAATGGATATAGGCAATATAATACGGCCTATGTTGAAATACCAAAAAAGAATGGTAAATCAGAACTTGCAGCAGCAGTTGCTCTATATATGACTTGCGGAGATAATGAGTGGGGAGCAGAAGTTTATGGATGTGCTTCAGATAGGCAACAAGCATCTATAGTTTTTGATGTAGCTGTTGATATGGTAGAGCAGTGTCCGGCTTTAAAAAGAAGAATAAAACCTATAATGTCAGTTAAAAGATTAGTTTTTAAACCCACAAATAGTTATTATCAAGTCTTATCAGCAGAAGCTTACACAAAGCATGGCTTAAATGTTCATGCAGTTATATTTGATGAACTTCATAGTCAGCCAAACAGAGGTCTCTTCGATGTTATGACTAAAGGTTCAGGAGATGCTAGAACTCAACCTTTATTCTTTTTAATAACTACAGCAGGAACAGATAGAAATTCCATATGTTTTGAGCAACACCAAAAGGCTATGGATATTATAGAAGGCAGAAAAATAGATCCTACTTTTTACCCTGTTATATATGGAATTAAAGATGAGGATGATTGGGAATTAGAAGAAAATTGGTATAAAGCTAATCCATCACTTGGACATACTATTGATATAGAAAAAGTTAGAAATGCTTATAATAGTGCAAGAGAAAATCCAGCAGAAGAAAATATATTTAGACAGTTAAGATTAAATCAATGGGTAAAACAATCCACTCGCTGGATGCCAATGGATAAATGGGATGAGTGTGATTTTAATATAGATATAGACTTATTAAAAGGCAGAGAATGTTATGGAGGACTTGACCTTTCAAGTACTACAGATATTACTGCTTTTGTTTTAGTTTTTCCACCAAGAAATGATACTGAAAAATATATAGTTTTACCTTTCTTTTGGATACCAGAAGATAACTTAAAACTAAGAGTAAGAAGGGATCATGTACCTTATGATGTGTGGGAAAAACAAGGATTTATAAAAACAACAGAAGGTAATGTTGTTCATTATGGATTCATAGAAACTTTTATTGAAGAATTAGGAACTAAATATAACATAAAAGAAATAGCTTTTGACCGCTGGGGAGCTATTCAAATGGTGCAAAATCTTGATGGTATGGGTTTTACAGTAGTACCATTCGGACAAGGATACAAAGATATGTCTCCACCATCAAAAGAATTAATGAAACTAACTCTAGAAGAAAGAATAGCACATGGAGGAAATCCAGTGATTAGATGGATGATGGATAATATATTTATAAAGCAAGACCCAGCAGGAAATATTAAACCAGATAAGGAAAAGAGTACAGAGAAAATAGATGGAGCTGTAGCTTTAATAATGGCATTGGATAGAGCAATTAGGAATCAAGGTAATAGTAGTAGTGTCTACGATAATCGGGGAATATTAGTGTTGTAA